Genomic window (Nymphaea colorata isolate Beijing-Zhang1983 chromosome 1, ASM883128v2, whole genome shotgun sequence):
GGTTCTGAAGTTTCATGGAGACGGCCAACGCCTCCTTCCGTGAATTTCGCTGCCGGTGTTGCCGTTTCCTCCGCTGCTATTGTTGCTGCTACTGCTGTCCGTCTGATTGAAGCCTCGGAGGCGcgggaaagaaaggaaggaggagaggggtCGAGGGGAGTAGTAAGAACTTCATCTTTGGTGTTTGTTTAGGGTTTGAAATTTAGGAGTTTGCGATGGATCTGTCGGAATCGCAGTCGAGTCTGTCGCTGGGGTTCCGGCAGCTGAGCCCGCCGCCTCGGACGCCGATCACAGACGACTCGATATCGCTGCAGCTCGATTCTGGATTCAGCGACTGCGGAAATGCCCGGCGGATTCCCCTTCAGCTGCTCGACCAGCCCGAGCACACGGAGAGTAGGGCCGACTCCAACCAGGACCGGGACAAGGAGGAGTTTAGCATCCTCGGGTACACCATGCGCCTGAAGCGCCGGAAGGAGGCGGAGCCGTCTCCCCCTCGTCCGCCGGTTCCAGCGTTCTTGCGGCCGGATTCGGGGTGCTCGAGCTCCGCGTCGACGAGCAAGCAGGGGATGGTGCAGATGGAGGCGAGGCGGGCAGCTGTGAGGGCGTGGGCTAACCAGCCGCTCTCGGCTGCCGACGCCGACGTCTGGGAGATcatggagaaggagaaggagcgACAGTTCAGGGGTATTGAGCTAATCGCGTCGGAGAATTTCGTGTGCAGGGGCGTGCTCGAGGCTCTTGGGAGCCACCTGACCAACAAGTACTCGGAAGGATTGCCTGGGGCGAGATACTACATAGGCAACCAATACATCGATCAGATCGAATTGCTTTGCCAGAAGCGGGCGCTGGCAGCTTTTCATCTCGATCCTGAGAAGTGGGGAGTGAACGTGCAACCGTACTCCTGCACCTCGGCTAATTTCGCCGTTTACACGGGCCTTCTTCTTCCCAAGGATCGGATTATGGGCCTGGATTCACCGTCTGGTGGGCATCTGAGTCATGGCTATTATACGCCGAGTGGGAAGAAAGTTTCTGGTGCGTCAATCTTCTTCGAGAGCCTGCCGTATAAGGTGAACCTCCAGACGGGATATATCGACTACGAGAAATTGGAAGAGAAGGCGCTTGACTTTCGGCCCAAGATATTAATATGTGGTGGAAGCTCATACCCACGAGAATGGGATTATTCACGTTTCCGGCAGATTGCTGATAAATGTGGAGCTGTATTAATGTGCGACATGGCACAGATCGGTGGTCTTATAGCTGCCAAGGTATGAAATTATGTTGAAATTCTGGTACAAGCTGTTGATTTCGTTGGTTTTATTGTGTTTCTGAGCTCAATCCACTATTTCAACCCCAATTTTTGCTGTGCGGAATCAATTTCTAGGTATGAGCCTTGCCTGGTATTTTCTTCTGTACTTCGATAATCCATTTCTTTGATTGGTGAAATCTTCATTATAAATTGGGAAGCATGTGGCAACTCCATCTTGTGCGGATGTTTTAGCTATTGACGATGCTTCGTGTATACAGTCGGTTATCATAATTATACATAAGAAAGTCTGGCGTTTGAACTTTTACATAGATAAACTGCTAGGATTTAGTTTGTGAATTGTGATAGTATTAGGCACTGACGTTGGGGTAAACTTGTCCCATTAGCATTCCGAGTCCATCCCACGAAAGAGATgaattggaaaaaggaaaattgtatTTATCTCTAGTGAAAAACAAACAATTATCTATAGATTAATTGCCAAAGGAATGTAGTGCGATCTAGCCATTTAAAATACTGAATCTGAAGCTGTGACTACTATAGCAGTACACGTAGATCTTGCACTGCTTTCTCATCGGTGTAATCCATAGTATGGAGTTGCACAGTTACAAAATGCCAAACCCTTAGAGCACTTCTGATTTTTCTTATCCTTACTGTACTAATGGCAATTGAACACATAGCGAGGAAGTTCTTCACCACCGTACATCTTTGTATACCTGAAACTGGATGCAAAAAGTCTGTGGGAAGAGGTCCAACTTTCTTCACCCATTTTTTGGGTGCAATTACTAAATGCACTGGGGGAAGCAATTTGTGGAGAATCTTAATATCTTATATGCCCCTAAGATCGGATTACCTTGTTTCTCTGGTGTTGGTCTGCTGGTACTTCTTTCATAGGGGTGagtttccttcttctctttccatttcttttccagATCTGCAATTTTTAGGTGTCTATACAtcatgaaaattaaaagaaggGGATTACATCTCAAACCAACCACTGATAGCATAGCAGGTGAATGTTGAGCATGGTAGGTGAGTGTTGATGTGTCCGGCAAAGCTATTTGTGATTGATGCTGCTTAGAATAATTTGCCTGATCATGTTTAGATCAACTCTAGTAGCTTTCTGCATAGAAACAGACAAAAGAATCTGTTTTGTAGGATAAGAATTGAGCACTCCATGCTTTGATTTTGTGGTCTGGTTACAAGTGAAATGGGAACACTTGCTAATGCGACATGTCCTACATCTCTGAGATAATCAGAATCGGTAGAATTTGTAGGGCACAGGTTACTCAGCAATCTTTCTACGATCCATTTTAATGAGAATCTGTAGGGAGCTTTATTCGCATCTTGCACTTATTGTGTTCCATGTGAAAATCCTCACCAGCTCTATTTGCAGACACTCAATATTATTCTCGAATCTCCTCTTGTCATCATATGGTCCCATGGCAAGTTCTTTTGTCTTCTTGGTGTTCTTGGAACTAGACAAACTTTTGTAAACATCAAATGGTTTAGCTTGTATCAGACATCATTGTTATGATCCATATGATCCTTGCTGTtagatcttttttctttgttcaatgTGCATGTGGCTCACAGATGTGCATGCACAAGAAACTGATTTGgtctagttttttctttttcaattgtttATGATATGGTTTACTGAAACCTTGGTTGATGTCTGAAGTTCATTGAACTGAATCCTTTATTGGTagtgttcttttttccttttttttcttcttctttttggctTGAGTATCTTGAGTAAGTCTGATTTTTAGTTCCTCTTTGGTTCTTTTTCCTAAAGTTGCAGCTTATAGTTTCTTGCACTAATTAGCTCACTGGCACACTGCCTACTTTTTCGTTAGTTGCTTAATTGTTCAATGACGCTATTTGCAGGAATGCTTAAGCCCGTTTGATTATTGTGACATTGTTACATCAACAACCCACAAAAGCCTCCGGGGCCCAAGAGGTGGTATAATCTTCTACAGGAAGGGGGTAAGACCAAAGAGACGAGGATTATGCAGTTATCCATCGGCTGAAAATGAGCAGTACGATTTTGAAGAGAGGATAAATTTTGCTGTTTTCCCATCATTACAAGGTGGGCCTCACAATAATCATATTGCTGCTCTAGCAGTAGCCTTAAAACAGATTGCCAGCCCTGAGTACAAAGCTTACATGCAACAAGTGAAGAGAAATGCTCAAGCTTTTGCAGCTGCTTTGCTGAGAAGAAAATGTCGGCTTGTCACTGGAGGCACCGACAACCATTTGCTGTTATGGGATTTAAGGCCTTTGGGTTTAACAGGTAAACATTGACTTTCGTCTTTTGACTTCATAATCCCTTCATTGGATAGTTTTGGAGTAATTACTAAATGAAATAAACCAAATGCTCAGGCAGTAAACGTTTCccaattttatatattttatttctgcTTTTTTCTGCGGATCGGTTAAAGTTTTGGGTAGCTCACCAGTATAGACACTGCTTTAGaaatatttcttttcaaaaagcAAAGGCAAAATTATCACAGTATGTTCATATAAAGTATGACATAAATATCTGAGAATTTCCTGAAATTCTTGTAGAATAACAATTAGGTCTTTTAAGAATTACAACATGGCTGCCTATTTTGGTTTAgttaattttttccttattgTAAGGGTATATTTACATCTCTTCTTAAGAATCACTGGGTAGTCATCATGcaaacttttccttttctctacgtgcttttttttcttgtgaaataATATAAAAGTTTAGCATCCTGGGCAATTTCCATAACTGAGATACTTGCTACTCTAATGATAGATGTCCACGTCACTAATTTTTCTGAGGGTGTGCATTCTCTCACACACACCCAAAATTTGATCTGCCATGGTTGATCTTAATAATGTGGCCCACTATGCAGAAGAGGTTTTTCTTAATAGGTGTATGAACTACTAGGACCCATgatctatgttttttcttgaatgCAAACCGTAATAATGTCAGGGATGTATTTTGAGAATCTCATGGCTCATGCTGCTAATATCAAAGcaatatgaaacattttttacaGGAAAATCTTGTGATATTTACAAAATGTCGCCAAAAGTATTTCTTGAGATAGTAGTAtgatgattttcattttttacaaatttttttgaTGCATTATCAGTGtgtgtttacattttttgtttatttttaaaattttaaaatgatttcaaatttaTCAATATGTTTTTAAGATCATCAGTAGAGACCTCTTAATTccataattttttaagtttatttGTTTTCCTGAATTCCTGggattttcccaagaaaaacaagtttgtCAAGCGATAGACTAGGAAAATGTTGCCGATAAAGCtggagaacaatatttgtggctatagGACTGTGAACACATTGGTCCAATTAGAAGTGCATTTTACAGAACAAGATGTGTACTTCCTAACACTGGACAGCATTCTTTGGTGTGgtaattcttttcttgtttaccTAGCTTTAGCATGTTTAATATCAGGTGAAATGCCTAAGCATTTGAAAAGTTTTTGTATAAATCTACACAAGACCTCAAAAGTTGGAGACTATCTGCCCCACTTGTTATAATCATTTTTCCCCTTGAATTCAGGAAAGTTGTTTGCCtaatctttttttaatgtttaggAAGAAGTTTTTCCTATTTCCTCTGTATTTCCAGTTGCATACCATATTACAGTAAATAGACATGTAAAGAGGGAAGCTAATAATATGATTTTGATGAACACTGGTTCCTTGTGGACCTCTAAAAATGCCAATAGTTTTTGCATGCAATAGGGTGACAACAAAAAGTAATATCCACCTAGAAAGGTTTCTTCGAGTAATGTGCTCATAGATTTTCAACTTTGATAATCTGGTGATTTATATGCTTGTTGGATAAATTATGATGTAAAACTAACACTGTTTTGAACTGCCTTTTAAATGTCTGTGAGGACATCATAAAACTGCGCTATGGCTCTAATGTTTGTTTTACAAGTTAAAGCTTCATAGCAATGCTTATAATTTAGTTTATAGATGCTTCAGTTTGTTGAGTTGGGAATACATGGCAAGAACTCTGAAACTTCAGAAAAATGTTCCACTTCACGATTGTCTTGGTTAAGGCTTTTTCTTGGTTAAGGCTTCTGCTTTGGCCTTTGGTTCAGGTTCTCTTTTGCTTTGACTTGCATCCCTTAGCTGTGATGTTTCTCAATATGCTTGGTGTGGACTTCAGTTTTATTTTTCACCCATTATGTTTGCAATCCAAAGAAAAGGTGCAGTTAATTCATTACCGGGCATCTTAAAGTctctgtttttactttttaagtaTGGAAATTTGACGGTAGAAAAACTATATTTTCTGTGTGCTATGTGATGGATGCTGTTAAATTGGGGTTAGCACTGCGTTTTAAATTGTTTATTGCGGCAAATGACTTGTTTGATGTTGTTTTGTATCATTGTGTTGGACattctgagtttttttttttcgaatgcTTGTCCTTTAGGCCCGACATGTCTCATCGACTAAAACAGAGATTGTTTCTTGTTATGTTCAATGACGTCTTGACATTACCAATAGCTCAGTCTGGCTGTCCTCTTTATGGATGTAACAGCTGTTAGTCTTCTGGAAGAATTCAAAGTTTCGACATCTATGGCTGGCTAGTTGTCAGCCTCCTTTACGGTGCAAGTTGAATAGTTTCTGCACTTAAAATGGTTCTTAAATTCTATACTTCATGGTGACAGGGTAATGAGTATGTGTCCTGGATGCAATATGATATGAGGATATCTGGTTGGAGTTGTCTGTCTGCCAATTAATATCCCACGTGATGTTTTTTAATCAAGGGGTTCCTGCTGCAAGTTATACAATAGCATTTAAGAATCCATTTCTGCATGTAATGCCGAGTCAATGACTGTTCATGGCCCCCCCCACAAACTATACTCACTGAAATATTCGCCACTATAATTATTTGTGCAACTTTAAGATGTATATTTTGTTTTAGGTAGAACTACCAACAAATTACACACAATttcatatttattgatatttgaGAGGATTGTACTCAATGGAAAGTTCTGAtgtttctttctctcaaccgtttGTCAGGTAAAAGCTACGAAAAGGTTTGTGAAATGTGCCACATTAGCCTAAACAAAAGCGCAATATTCGGCGACAACGGTGCTGTTTCTCCTGGGGGTGTGAGGATTGGTAAGTATTAGGAGATCAGGATTTTGCTTTGTTTGTTACAGATGAGAGTGAAACGCTTACTGTACTGCACACAATTATCTCACTCTGATTGGTGGTTGTTTCACCTATGATCAGGAACTCAGGCAATGACGACTAGGGGCTGCTTGGAGAATGATTTTGAGACGATAGCAGAGCTTCTTCTCAAGGCAGCTCAGATTGGAAATGCCATCCACAAGGAACACGGGAAGTTGCAGAAGGATTTCTTGAAGGGCCTCCACAGCAACAAGGATGTCCTTGAGCTGAGGAACCGCGTGGAGAATTTCGCGTCCCAGTTTGCTCTGCCTGCATTCGACTTGTGAAGAGAATTGAGGATGCTTGTTTGCCGTGTGATGGGGGCTCTGTAAATCCGCCATTGATGTGCAGAAATATGAGGTTTTGATATGCAGAAATATGAGGTTGTGCTTGTGCTGTTCCCCTTCGCTGGTCTTTCTTGTAAATAgcatataaaatatttactgCATTTCATTATTGTTCTTGTTGAGATGCCGATGTGCATCGGCAAAAAAAGTCCGGTCTTGGTTGTGGTCGTTCTGGCATTCGAGAAAGCAATTGAAGATTGGGGAGGCCACGTGTATCTAGAAGGAATGCGGTCTTCATTGCGTCTGCCCGACATGTCAGCATCTTTGCATTTGTGAGTAGGTCCATTTTGTGGCGAGCACGTGCAGACGGTGTGCCTGACGGTAAGTCTTTTTTGAATCGGAGGATGGGCTAAATCGGTTGCATGATTTAATTTGTTACTTTAAACCTAATATTGTTCGATCAAGTGATCAAATGATCAGATAATGTGATAGATGtgatttttataattattttaaaattgataacTGTCTGAAACCACTGAAGTAAAAATAATGCCAAAGCATATAAatacatgtcaaaattttgaaaatgctaaCAAtgaaatgcacacacacacacacacacacacacacaaaattgTCTGGCCTCGACTGCTttaattttgtagtttttatCAACGCTTAGAAAGTCAGTGGACGTAGGTATTTTGTCATAATGTCTTATGTATATGATATCTTttctatgcattgattttggtgtttttctgcttatataattttttgaaacagCCATAAGAAGGAAGTGAAATGGCTGGACAACTGTCAAATGATATGCAAGAATAGTTCAAACTTGCGCTGTACCATCTCTTACTAACTCGACTTAATTAATCAGGTTATATTTACAAACATTGATTCTAATTTGGGCTCGTTTCAGAAGCTTATTTTTTCAGACGGACAAAGTTTGACATTTCCACATATAGAGTGCGGCTCTTTATCAGATCTTAATTggatatgaaattcaaaattggTTAAGAAAGACTCTTGATTAAATTTTGATTAGCAGCTGGATAAATTTCTtaacaaatttgaaatctaaTTGGTCATTgaatatgtttagttctgttagttcaatccccaaaatcctctcctcctccccctcaAGTCATGTTTAGTGAGAGAGATACATCGGAAGACAGAGGTATGTGTGAGGGAGACATTTTTGACCTCCCCCCATCTCAGAAACCAAAATCAGACAACCTAAAAGCAAATTTGGACATAATTTCAGCATGAAAATGTGTTTATCGGTATTAATTTTGCACTAAACACACTTTGATTGTTGTTCATTTTATGGAGGAATGCGCTTTCTTGCTTATTGTTGTTGCACAAGCATTCCACGCCACACTGAGCAGTCAACGTTCTTGTTATGGGTGCTCCAATGAACATCACTGACAAGCTTCCTAGTTTTTACAGTATGATGCCTAACTATGTTCACAGatcgttttccttttttgtgtgtCGCAGCAGATTAGCTCGAGTTGATCACATTGCCAATCACTTCTGTTGGACAGAAAAGCCGCTTATAATTCGAGGCTCGACACCCAAGAAAGGCAGTTCTTTTTGTACAGTCTGAAACATCTGCAAGTTCATCAAGTTTTCCCGATGCGCAAGTAAGACTGTGCTGAATCCCAGCTTCAAACtcgaaaaaacaaaagagggagggagggagaggaggtGGGATCAGGAGCTGAAAGACTCGTTTTCATGGGGTCTGTTACATCCCAATAGAAGCTGTTTTTTGCTTGTTCTGGAGATTGTATGAAGGTGAACAGGCCTGGCAGAAGGGGTGCAGTTAGAGACCGCGAACAGAAGCTGTGGCCGGAGATGGGGAAGTCTTATTCCCTTCAAGAATTATTCTGGAGTGATCGAGGAAAGATAAGGCCGCAAGAAGGTAGCTGCAGGAAGGGGAGGTAGGTGTTCTGCATGCAGAATGTTGTAAAGAGAGTATGCGTTGTAGTTTTAGAGATGCAGACGTTCATGGATCTCAAAAGAATGTAAACATTTCCTGGGCAATTGTCCAAATGGGGAATGGACTACCCAATGACTTTGTTATTATCCTTCAGTTTCAGATTTATAACCACTGAACATCTTATACCACATGTAAGAGTCTGTTTAATCCCAGCTTGCtgattgaagaaagaaaaaatattcattttacATGATTAATACTTTCTTACTAGTGAATCTATATCACTTACTCcaatttgattttacaatttgGTTTGGTCCTCTTGATCCACACAGATAAAAAAGTTTGAGAGTAAGGATTCTGTTGCTTGGAGTTGTGTTCATGCAAAGATAGGGCACAGTCGATCAAGATGAGACTCTCACAAGGGGAATAAAAATGCTTATAAAGGGAACCCCGTGGGGTACTTGTTAGGAGGAAGACCTGTATCAAATCTTAGCGCTGCCAAGCTTTTTCCGTGGTGTTGTTCTTGTAAGACATGGTATGGTAGTTTGGGGCTTGCCCAATGTGAAATCTCTGAGCAACAAAGTCCATAACTTATTTTAGCTTTGAAAAGTTCATTAGCACAAGAAAAGCATTCAAACATTTTCGTATAAGGATATGCATAATGGTTGATGGCTCACATTGCACTAAAACTAAGTTTATTAGGCAGATTCTTCCGGCATAAGAGAAAATCCGACCCTTCCAACCGCTTAACTTCTTGGAGACCTTCTCCTCAAGTAGGAACGCAGAGCTCCTACATCACGTTACCAACAAAACAGGGGAAGGCCTACAATAGTTTCTTGGaaaacagtggtatcagagtcaaTTCAACACTTCGACCTAGGGTTCCATATGCGCAAACGTGTGTGCCTTAAAGGGGGAAGATTGTAACACCCTAAAAATTTAATCTTCTATTAAATGTTGTAAAAAAATCTTAAAGGGCTTATAAAGGAGGTTATTAAATATATGGTTGTCCTGGTTTCTAGCATTTTTGGGATTAGAGCCGAATATGCTAGAGTGCAGTTTGGGATTCGCCGAATCAAGGGCTCGAGCCCAAGAATGGGTTGAATTGTTACAAAAGGTGTGACTGACAATTTGCATGGATTCAACAAGCCTTATTTTCAAATTCCCGACCATAGAGATTACCATAGTCAAGTTCAACTTACAAAACAAGAGAAtatcaaagctggttatatgcataaACCTGTGCACCTATACATCGTGCATAAGCCCATGTGCATGACACGTACCCTTGGGATTTGGCCGAGGGGTTACATGTCATGCACCAGGGGTGGTGCACAGTGCACCCTGGTGCACATAACCACCTCTTGGATAACCTTGTCTGCAAAAGCCAACATTGGTGCAATGAGATCCAGTCCAAAAGGCAAGGAATTTGTATATGATCTCTTGCTTTCTCCAACTTCGGTTTGTCTATGCAACAACAATGAAGAGATACAGAGACAAAGGATCACCTTACCTCATTCTCTTTTTAGGTTTTGCTCTGCCCTATGATGGCATGGGTTGTTGTGGTGATACAAGTAAACCGATTTTGTTACTCCACCATCTACATAAGTAAGGgggtggaggcaggtgtgggcaattgaaCACACAGACCTGTAAAAGACCTTATTTTCATACTGATACTTCCGGAT
Coding sequences:
- the LOC116253576 gene encoding serine hydroxymethyltransferase 7-like; this encodes MDLSESQSSLSLGFRQLSPPPRTPITDDSISLQLDSGFSDCGNARRIPLQLLDQPEHTESRADSNQDRDKEEFSILGYTMRLKRRKEAEPSPPRPPVPAFLRPDSGCSSSASTSKQGMVQMEARRAAVRAWANQPLSAADADVWEIMEKEKERQFRGIELIASENFVCRGVLEALGSHLTNKYSEGLPGARYYIGNQYIDQIELLCQKRALAAFHLDPEKWGVNVQPYSCTSANFAVYTGLLLPKDRIMGLDSPSGGHLSHGYYTPSGKKVSGASIFFESLPYKVNLQTGYIDYEKLEEKALDFRPKILICGGSSYPREWDYSRFRQIADKCGAVLMCDMAQIGGLIAAKECLSPFDYCDIVTSTTHKSLRGPRGGIIFYRKGVRPKRRGLCSYPSAENEQYDFEERINFAVFPSLQGGPHNNHIAALAVALKQIASPEYKAYMQQVKRNAQAFAAALLRRKCRLVTGGTDNHLLLWDLRPLGLTGKSYEKVCEMCHISLNKSAIFGDNGAVSPGGVRIGTQAMTTRGCLENDFETIAELLLKAAQIGNAIHKEHGKLQKDFLKGLHSNKDVLELRNRVENFASQFALPAFDL